The Pan troglodytes isolate AG18354 chromosome 1, NHGRI_mPanTro3-v2.0_pri, whole genome shotgun sequence genome includes a region encoding these proteins:
- the PSMB4 gene encoding proteasome subunit beta type-4, translating into MEAFLGSRSGLWAGCPAPGQFYRIPSTPDSFMDPASALYRGPITRTQNPMVTGTSVLGVKFEGGVVIAADMLGSYGSLARFRNISRIMRVNNSTMLGASGDYADFQYLKQVLGQMVIDEELLGDGHSYSPRAIHSWLTRAMYSRRSKMNPLWNTMVIGGYADGESFLGYVDMLGVAYEAPSLATGYGAYLAQPLLREVLEKQPVLSQTEARDLVERCMRVLYYRDARSYNRFQIATVTEKGVEIEGPLSTETNWDIAHMISGFE; encoded by the exons ATGGAGGCGTTTTTGGGGTCGCGGTCCGGACTTTGGGCGGGGTGTCCGGCCCCAGGACAGTTTTACCGCATTCCGTCCACTCCCGATTCCTTCATGGATCCGGCGTCTGCACTTTACAGAGGTCCAATCACGCGGACCCA GAACCCCATGGTGACCGGGACCTCAGTCCTCGGCGTTAAGTTCGAGGGCGGAGTGGTGATTGCCGCAGACATGCTGGGATCCTACGGCTCCTTGGCTCGTTTCCGCAACATCTCTCGCATTATGCGAGTCAACAACAGTACCATGCTGGGTGCCTCTGGCGACTACGCTGATTTCCAGTATTTGAAGCAAGTTCTCGGCCAGATGGT GATTGATGAGGAGCTTCTGGGAGATGGACACAGCTATAGTCCTAGAGCTATTCATTCATGGCTGACCAGGGCCATGTACAGCCGGCGCTCGAAGATGAACCCTTTGTGGAACACCATGGTCATCGGAGGCTATGCTGATGGAGAGAG CTTCCTCGGTTATGTGGACATGCTTGGTGTAGCCTATGAAGCCCCTTCGCTGGCCACTGGTTATGGTGCATACTTGGCTCAG CCTCTGCTGCGAGAAGTTCTGGAGAAGCAGCCAGTGCTAAGCCAGACCGAGGCCCGCGACTTAGTAGAACGCTGCATGCGAGTGCTGTACTACCGAGATGCCCGTTCTTACAACCGG TTTCAAATCGCCACTGTCACCGAAAAAGGTGTTGAAATAGAGGGACCATTGTCTACAGAGACCAACTGGGATATTGCCCACATGATCAG TGGCTTTGAATGA